The genomic interval CTCCTTAGTAAAACCGCAGCTAGAATTCCAATTAGGGAAAATAACGCAAACCATATAAATAGCTGATTGTAACCCGCTCTTCCAGCAAAATTATCTAGATAATATCCAATCATAGGTCCAGCAAAAATATCTGGCGTATAACCTACCAGAGATATGATGCCTACTGCCGTGCCCGTAAGGTGAACTGGTATATTTCCTTCGGCTAGCACTGCAAAATATAAAACACGTGCAGCATACACACCAATAGCTGTAACTGTCATCGAAAGCAGGTATATTATTGCTTGTGTGCTTGCCAGGTCTGTAATCAATAACAAACTTCCAAAAAGGCAAAGGGCAAATCCAACTAAAAGATATTTTGTTGGTTTAGAACGATCTGCAAGGTAGCCAAAACTAACACCTACAATAGGTCTTATAAAGAGAAGATAGGTTCCTACTTTACCTGAGTCAATAGCATTAAATTTTAAAACATCACTAGCAAATTGTGGAAGTATGTCTGTAATTTTATATCCAAAATAGGCACAAACAATTATAACCATCAATAACCAAACCGATGGCAGTCGAAGGACTTTTTTAGAATCTTTCCAGCGCACCTTATTCTTTACATCCTGCGCTACAACTGTGTCAAACTTTAGAAAATAATATACGAGTATACCAATAAGAGCGATAGTAATTGATGCTCCATATATGATAATGTGTAATGCACGAGTCTTTTCTGCTAAGGTCATATTTTGATCATTACCTTTAGTAACGATGGCAAATATGCTTACACCTATAATACCTAAAATTACTCCTACCATCCCACGTCCTCCATCCAGAAAACCAAAAGCCTTGCCTTGACTTCTAGTACCGCCCCACAATCGTGTAGCTTTAATCATAGCGGCCCAGAAAAGAAAAATAGTAGTTACTCCCCAATAACCATAGACTATCTGCAAAATGATTATTGTGGGATTATTTGCTAGTACAATGCCACCTAAAGCGGTTGTAAATAACGATATAGTAATAAGTTTTCTAGGTTCATATACGTCTGCTATGAAACCGCCCAAACCATAAGAAATCATAGCAGCAATACCATAAATGGAAAAGCAATACCCAAGCTCCGTATTAGTGATATTTAATACCTCTAATAGTGTTGGTCTAAATATCCTAGCAATTACAAATGGTAATATAAAAACGGCCTCTCCAGCTAAGATAAGTAGTACGATAGTGCCAATAGACCTCTTTTTTATACGTGAGTTTTTCAAAGTAAGGGTATAGCTTCTGGTTTAAAGCAAGATACTTAATGATGCTTAGATATGAGAATTGTACCTAATTTTATTAATGAAGTTATAAAACTGTCATAAGTATGGGTTAAACCAGCTGTAGAGTGCTATAAACATAATGGGTTGTTTGTAAATTGTAGTTATGGAAAAAATTGTAGTAGCAGGTGCAACTGGCACCACAGGAAATAAAATAATAGACCTTTTGAATGAATCTCAATATTTTGAGCCTATCGCAATGGTGCGTAAGGAATCTCAAAAAGAGCAATTTGAATCAAGAGGGATTAAAACAGTAATGGCAGATCTTGAAGGAGATGTCTCACACTCCGTTAACGGTGCAGATAAAGTAATCTTTGCTGCAGGTTCTGGAGGAAAGAAAGTAAAAGAAGTAGATGAACAAGGAGCAATCAAATTAGTAGATGCTTCCCAAAATTCAAATATTCACAAATTTGTGATGTTAAGTTCTTTAGGAGCAGATGCTCCAGGAGAAGCAGATGATTTAGAAGAATATTTATGGGCTAAACATAATGCAGATGAGCATTTAAAAGGAAGTAAACTCAACTACACCATAGTGCGTCCTGGATCACTTACAAATGATAAAGGAAATCAAAAAATCAAATTATCTAGCTCACTTAAAGAGCAAGGAGAAATATCAAGAGATGACGTAGCACAAACGCTCGTGCGCTCACTAAATGATGATGTTGCAAACAAAAGCACATTTGAAATTATTAAAGGTGATACCTTAATAGGTGACGCTCTTGACAAAGTACAAGTGGAGAACTCAGTTATTTAAATAACTGTTTCTATTGTGAAATGCGGTGTATCAATTTATTGATATACCGCTTTTTTATTGACTAAGGTTAAAGAACTAACAAATTTGATTGACGTAGTTGCTGTATAGATTTAGAAAACCAGAACAATTCAAAATTATCCATTTCTGTCTCATAATCTTTTTGCAACATACCATATGTTATTGCTTTCTCAGTATAGGGAGAAAGTAATGGTAGCCATTTTAAAAGCCAGTCAGATTGTTGTTTTTCTAAAATAATGGAAAATTCCTGCGTTTTATCTATAAAGAGCAACGAGGCCATCGATCGTTTTTTCTTTTTATACGCTGTAACAATGGGATTATTACCCAGCCATATAACTTTGGCGGTTGCTTTTTCAGAAAGTCGCGGAGCTATTTGTAAACAATTTTCAATATAATCTGCTGCAATGTTTGTTTCTGGAATGTCAAACTCAAACCACTCTTGAAGTTCTAAGTCAAATCCAATCCCGTGCATAAAATTGTAGAGTGATTTTTTTAAACCATAACTAAATAGACTATGATCAATTCCCGTTTGGTCTGTAAATTCTACATCATTATTAGCAAATGTAATATCATTATAATGAGGAACAACGCCATAGCTTTCTGGATCTAATCCAACAGGACTATGTGTAGTAAGTGCAAACTGATGCCAAAAGCCAGATTGTATAATCCCCAGCTCAAATAACTGACGTACCATTTCTAAACTATCCACAGTTTCTTGAATAGTTTGGGTTGGGTATCCATACATCAAGTAGGAGTGTACCATTATATCTGCCTCCGTAAAATTGCGAGTTACCTGAGCTACCTTTGCCACGCTCACTCCTTTATCTATAAGCTTTAGGAGTCTGTCTGAGGCTACCTCTAAACCACCTGAAACGGCAATACAACCCGACGCTTTTAGCAGCTTACACAAATCGGCGGTAAAATTTTTCTCAAAACGGATATTAGTCCACCAAGTAATAACTAGCTTTCGCCTGAGAATTTCTAAGGCAACGGCTTTCATTAATGCAGGTGGTGCCGCTTCATCTACAAAGTGAAAACCGCTTTGCCCTGTCTCAGCTACCAGCGTTTCTATACGATCTACTAACGTACGTGCGGCAACTGGCTCATATATTTTAATATAATCCAGCGAGATATCACAAAAGGTACATTTTCCCCAGTAACAACCGTGTGCCATGGTAAGTTTGTTCCATCTACCATCGCTCCACAAGCTATGCATGGGGTTTGCAATCTCAATTACCGAAACATATTTAGAAAGTAGGAGATCACTATAATCTGGCGTTCCCACGTCCACTTGTTTATAATCAGCTTTTAGACTATTGTTTTTATAAACTACATTACCATTTTCAATTAGAAATGTTCGTTTGTATGTAGCTGCATCTTTATGATAAATCACATTTTCAATAAGGTGTTCTACAGGAAGTTCACCATCGTCTAGGGTGATGTAGTCGATAAACTCAAACACACGAGTATCGCTTACACTACGTAATTCTGTATTTGGAAAACCACCACCCATAGCAACTTTGGTATCGGGGAAGTGTTTCTTTAGGTATTGACCACAACGAAAAGCACTATACAAATTTCCAGGAAATGGTACCGAAATGAGAACTAGTTTGGGTACGCTTTCGCGAAAGCGTGACGACAATATTTCTATCGTTAACTCATCTATATAACTCGGTTTTTCTTGTAATCTTTCATACAACTCATCAAAACTATTGGCGCTTTGCCCCAACTTTTCTGCATAGCGACTAAAACCAAAATGTGGATCTACACACTCGATGATAAAATCTGAAAGGTCTTCTAGAAAGAGAGTAGCAAGGTGTTTTGCTTTGTCTTGTAGTCCCATTTCTCCAAAAGCATAGTCAATATCGTCCAGCTGCTCAAAACGTGATGCACGAGGTAAAAATGTATCTGTACACAACTGTCTGGCAAGTGTCTGGTTATCGCCTTGTAGAAATGCGATCACAGGATCAATTTTTTGAATATACTCGTTACGTAAGGTAAGAATGCGTAGTGCATTTTCAGAAAGTGCGCTGTCTTTATGTAAGACTTGTGTAAAAATTTCTGTAAACCTCTTTGCACTAAAAAGTTCTAACAAGACCTCAATACCCAGATCCATCTGGTAACTATTAATCCCTTTTGTATTGAGAAAACCTTTTATGTAGGCAGTCGCGGGATAGGGAGTATTTAGTTGGGTAAAGGGTGGAGTTATGAGGAGTATGTCTTGCAAAACGGGTTCTATTAAAGCCTCACAAAGATACTTCAAATTGCCATCACTGTTGCATTTTTAGAATCTCATCAACAGCTTTGCGATACTTTATAGGATTGCCTGCTTTTTTAATCGCTTTATATACCTTTTGAGGATTATGGGTAGTCTTAGAGAAAAATTCCCAAAACCCGAGCATCTTCATCTTAATAGGCGTAGGGCCAGAGAGTGCAGCATCGTATTGCTCATATATTGTATCGTGAAAGGCTCTAAATCGCTCCCATCTATCTTTAGGATAAACTGTAGTGTCTGCTTTAATCATGCTAGGTAAGAAAGGATCTGAGATAAGTCCTCTTCCCATCATAAAATGCTCAATAGATGGAAAGCGTTCTTGCATTTTCTTAAATTGCGATACACTTGTAATGTCACCGTTGTAATACAGGGTATGCTTTGCCTGATCAATACATTGCTGAAAGCCATTAAGATCTACACCGCCTTTGTATAATTGTTTCCCTAAACGTGCGTGAATAGCTACATTTTTAAGCGGGTATTTATCTAAAACTTTAAACGACTCTAGAATCTCCGTACTATGTTCATATCCCAATCTCATCTTCATAGAGATAGTTACATCTGTTTCGCTATGCGCACGATCTAGAATATGATCAATTTTTTCGGTATTACATATCAATCCCGAACCCATGCCACTTTTAGTCACCATAGGATAGGGGCAGCCCAAGTTCCAATTCAGCTCTTTGTAACCAAGGGATTGAATATACTTGATAACAAATATAAATTCATCTGCACTTGCGGTCATGACCTGTGGGATCACTTCTAGCGCCGTATTTACCGCAGGATCTAGATCTCTTTGGTAACTACCCTTAATGACCATCTTCCCATTGAGTCGTATATAAGGAGCGTAGTAAGTATCTATCCCTCCAAAGAATTTTGCTTGCGCATTTCTAAATCTAAAATCTGTAAAGCCCTGAAGCGGGGAGGAGAGCAGTTGATATGCCATTAACTAGTTTTATCTTTTGAGGTAGTAATCGCATAGCTAAGCTTTTTTAAATCTACCGTTAGCATCGCAAAAGCGTCTTGGTGCTCCCAACTCATAGAAAAATGATTGTTAGCCTTTTTCTCTATTGTAAACGTACCATTAAAGGCCACCGAGGTGTTACGTAGCTTAATCATTTCTAGTTGCTTTTGTACAACCTCCATT from Dokdonia sp. Hel_I_53 carries:
- a CDS encoding MFS transporter, whose amino-acid sequence is MKNSRIKKRSIGTIVLLILAGEAVFILPFVIARIFRPTLLEVLNITNTELGYCFSIYGIAAMISYGLGGFIADVYEPRKLITISLFTTALGGIVLANNPTIIILQIVYGYWGVTTIFLFWAAMIKATRLWGGTRSQGKAFGFLDGGRGMVGVILGIIGVSIFAIVTKGNDQNMTLAEKTRALHIIIYGASITIALIGILVYYFLKFDTVVAQDVKNKVRWKDSKKVLRLPSVWLLMVIIVCAYFGYKITDILPQFASDVLKFNAIDSGKVGTYLLFIRPIVGVSFGYLADRSKPTKYLLVGFALCLFGSLLLITDLASTQAIIYLLSMTVTAIGVYAARVLYFAVLAEGNIPVHLTGTAVGIISLVGYTPDIFAGPMIGYYLDNFAGRAGYNQLFIWFALFSLIGILAAVLLRRVRIVRFRESEQSPIASDTSEKP
- a CDS encoding SDR family oxidoreductase, which gives rise to MEKIVVAGATGTTGNKIIDLLNESQYFEPIAMVRKESQKEQFESRGIKTVMADLEGDVSHSVNGADKVIFAAGSGGKKVKEVDEQGAIKLVDASQNSNIHKFVMLSSLGADAPGEADDLEEYLWAKHNADEHLKGSKLNYTIVRPGSLTNDKGNQKIKLSSSLKEQGEISRDDVAQTLVRSLNDDVANKSTFEIIKGDTLIGDALDKVQVENSVI
- a CDS encoding B12-binding domain-containing radical SAM protein, producing MQDILLITPPFTQLNTPYPATAYIKGFLNTKGINSYQMDLGIEVLLELFSAKRFTEIFTQVLHKDSALSENALRILTLRNEYIQKIDPVIAFLQGDNQTLARQLCTDTFLPRASRFEQLDDIDYAFGEMGLQDKAKHLATLFLEDLSDFIIECVDPHFGFSRYAEKLGQSANSFDELYERLQEKPSYIDELTIEILSSRFRESVPKLVLISVPFPGNLYSAFRCGQYLKKHFPDTKVAMGGGFPNTELRSVSDTRVFEFIDYITLDDGELPVEHLIENVIYHKDAATYKRTFLIENGNVVYKNNSLKADYKQVDVGTPDYSDLLLSKYVSVIEIANPMHSLWSDGRWNKLTMAHGCYWGKCTFCDISLDYIKIYEPVAARTLVDRIETLVAETGQSGFHFVDEAAPPALMKAVALEILRRKLVITWWTNIRFEKNFTADLCKLLKASGCIAVSGGLEVASDRLLKLIDKGVSVAKVAQVTRNFTEADIMVHSYLMYGYPTQTIQETVDSLEMVRQLFELGIIQSGFWHQFALTTHSPVGLDPESYGVVPHYNDITFANNDVEFTDQTGIDHSLFSYGLKKSLYNFMHGIGFDLELQEWFEFDIPETNIAADYIENCLQIAPRLSEKATAKVIWLGNNPIVTAYKKKKRSMASLLFIDKTQEFSIILEKQQSDWLLKWLPLLSPYTEKAITYGMLQKDYETEMDNFELFWFSKSIQQLRQSNLLVL
- a CDS encoding tRNA dihydrouridine synthase, with the translated sequence MAYQLLSSPLQGFTDFRFRNAQAKFFGGIDTYYAPYIRLNGKMVIKGSYQRDLDPAVNTALEVIPQVMTASADEFIFVIKYIQSLGYKELNWNLGCPYPMVTKSGMGSGLICNTEKIDHILDRAHSETDVTISMKMRLGYEHSTEILESFKVLDKYPLKNVAIHARLGKQLYKGGVDLNGFQQCIDQAKHTLYYNGDITSVSQFKKMQERFPSIEHFMMGRGLISDPFLPSMIKADTTVYPKDRWERFRAFHDTIYEQYDAALSGPTPIKMKMLGFWEFFSKTTHNPQKVYKAIKKAGNPIKYRKAVDEILKMQQ